The proteins below come from a single Burkholderia sp. FERM BP-3421 genomic window:
- a CDS encoding TetR/AcrR family transcriptional regulator, translating into MEAKPPRRTRERILELSLKLFNEIGEPNVTTTTIAEEMEISPGNLYYHFRNKDDIINSIFAQFEQQIERRLRFPEDHRPTIDETWSYLQYMADFMWTYRFLYRDLNDLLARNRTLETHFKQIISHKVRFAREMCELLVSDDELVATPAEIEVIATNMAVISTYWLSYQYVMHPRKYNDQDAIREELHQVSMHVISVMAPYLRGRSRQIFDDLVSGKLPKREFTDYLPPRDGSPRSAPKDSKQ; encoded by the coding sequence ATGGAAGCGAAACCTCCCCGCCGCACGCGCGAACGGATTCTTGAGTTGTCGTTGAAACTCTTCAATGAGATCGGCGAGCCGAACGTCACGACCACGACGATCGCCGAGGAAATGGAAATCAGTCCAGGCAACCTGTACTACCATTTCCGCAACAAAGACGACATCATCAACAGCATCTTCGCGCAATTCGAACAACAGATCGAACGGCGCCTGCGTTTTCCCGAGGATCATCGGCCGACGATCGACGAGACCTGGTCGTACCTGCAGTACATGGCCGATTTCATGTGGACCTACCGGTTCCTGTATCGCGACCTGAACGACCTGCTCGCGCGCAACCGCACCCTCGAAACGCACTTCAAGCAGATCATCAGCCACAAGGTGCGCTTCGCGCGCGAGATGTGCGAGCTGCTCGTGTCCGACGACGAACTCGTCGCGACGCCGGCCGAGATCGAGGTGATCGCCACCAACATGGCGGTGATCTCGACCTACTGGCTGTCCTATCAGTACGTGATGCATCCGCGCAAATACAACGACCAGGACGCGATCCGCGAGGAACTGCACCAGGTCAGCATGCACGTGATCTCGGTGATGGCGCCGTACCTGCGCGGCCGCTCGCGGCAGATCTTCGACGACCTGGTGTCGGGCAAGCTGCCCAAGCGCGAATTCACCGACTACCTGCCGCCGCGCGACGGTTCGCCGCGCAGCGCCCCGAAGGATTCGAAGCAATGA
- a CDS encoding TIGR00730 family Rossman fold protein: MKSVCIYCGSSPGSRPVYADAARALGRALAEADLTLVYGGGRVGLMGVVADAVLAAGGRAIGVIPKLLVDKEVGHTGLTELHVVPDMHHRKKMMADLSDAFVAMPGGAGTLEEFFEVYTWAQLGYHRKPVALYNIEGFYDPLVALLRHTVDEGFMQPTYFDTLCIDTAPAPLIAQLRHYQPPARDKWEAAPPQPA; this comes from the coding sequence ATGAAGTCTGTGTGCATCTATTGCGGCTCGTCGCCCGGCAGCCGCCCGGTTTACGCGGACGCCGCGCGCGCGCTCGGGCGCGCGCTGGCCGAGGCCGACCTCACGCTGGTCTACGGCGGCGGTCGCGTGGGCCTGATGGGCGTGGTCGCTGACGCGGTGCTCGCCGCCGGCGGGCGCGCGATCGGCGTGATCCCCAAGCTCCTCGTCGACAAGGAAGTCGGCCACACCGGCCTCACCGAGCTGCACGTGGTGCCCGACATGCACCATCGCAAGAAGATGATGGCCGACCTGTCCGATGCGTTCGTCGCCATGCCCGGCGGCGCGGGCACCCTCGAGGAGTTCTTCGAGGTCTACACGTGGGCGCAGCTCGGCTATCACCGCAAGCCGGTCGCGCTGTACAACATCGAGGGCTTCTACGATCCGCTGGTCGCGCTGCTGCGCCACACGGTCGACGAAGGCTTCATGCAGCCGACCTATTTCGACACGCTGTGCATCGACACCGCGCCCGCCCCGCTGATCGCGCAGCTGCGCCACTACCAGCCGCCGGCGCGCGACAAGTGGGAAGCCGCGCCGCCGCAACCCGCCTGA
- a CDS encoding SDR family oxidoreductase, with amino-acid sequence MTPALRKVVLITGASRGIGRAAALLAGGRGWAVGVNYARDEAAARDTADAVRAAGGDACLVRGDVAVEADVIAMFDAVEAAFGRLDALVNNAGIVAPSLPLAEMSAERLARMFDVNVLGAYLCAREAARRLSTDRGGPGGAIVNVSSIAARLGSPNEYVDYAGSKGAVDTLTLGLAKELGPRGVRVNAVRPGLIDTEIHASGGQPGRAERLGAQTPLGRAGTAREVAEAIVWLLDDAASYVTGTLVDVGGGR; translated from the coding sequence ATGACGCCAGCCCTCCGCAAGGTCGTCCTCATCACCGGCGCGAGCCGCGGCATCGGCCGCGCCGCCGCGCTGCTCGCGGGCGGACGCGGCTGGGCGGTCGGCGTCAACTACGCGCGCGACGAAGCCGCCGCCCGCGACACCGCCGACGCGGTGCGCGCGGCAGGCGGCGACGCCTGCCTCGTGCGCGGCGACGTCGCCGTCGAAGCCGACGTGATCGCGATGTTCGACGCGGTCGAGGCCGCGTTCGGCCGCCTCGACGCGCTCGTCAACAACGCCGGCATCGTCGCCCCGTCGCTGCCGCTCGCCGAGATGTCGGCCGAGCGCCTCGCGCGGATGTTCGACGTCAACGTGCTGGGCGCCTACCTGTGCGCGCGGGAAGCCGCGCGCCGCCTGTCGACCGACCGCGGCGGCCCCGGCGGCGCGATCGTCAACGTCTCGTCGATCGCCGCGCGGCTCGGCTCGCCGAACGAATATGTCGACTATGCGGGCTCGAAGGGCGCGGTGGACACGCTCACGCTCGGCCTCGCCAAGGAACTCGGCCCGCGCGGCGTGCGCGTGAACGCGGTGCGGCCGGGCCTGATCGATACCGAGATCCATGCGAGCGGCGGCCAGCCGGGCCGCGCCGAACGGCTCGGCGCGCAGACCCCGCTCGGCCGGGCCGGCACCGCGCGGGAGGTCGCCGAGGCCATCGTGTGGCTGCTCGACGACGCGGCCTCCTACGTGACAGGCACGCTCGTCGACGTCGGCGGCGGCCGCTGA
- a CDS encoding ArnT family glycosyltransferase — protein MQGTTAPGRRRTSVPAQADPVRSSDDAATPAPASFAAGAPATGAAPRAISWSGLRAWLIVAALLCAYLLPGVLGHDPWKQDETYTFGIIQHMLESGDLVVPTNAGQPFLEKPPLYDWVAAGLAWLFGRYLALHDAARLASALFAGLAFAFTARAARVATGARSWHALDVIGPAALCAGTLVVVKHTHDMMTDVALMAGAAIGFCGLLELVLQRVRDARADALGEPRRPAGRFAALLFGAGVGIALMSKGLFVPLVFAATVCAVLVLYPACRSRAFFKSLGIAALACAPFALIWPTALFLRSESLFLVWFWENNVGRFFGFSVPMLGAENDKPLFIWRAMLTVGFPVGPLAVVALARGAWRDWHAPRIALPMVFAAVGMVVLHMAATSRQLYILPFIAPLSLVAAQAIPRLPQRLHTGWDYLSRALFGATAVLAWLIWSLMADPSASHASLSWLGRWLPLDWTMPIEPTLVIAALALTIGWLWLLPSLRLAGKWRGALSWAAGVLLAWGLVYTLLLPWLDVAKSYRSVYDDLNRHLAIEWNDGDCMASLGLGESEAPMLYYFSGILHAPLGQPDARACTWLIVQGLRAQAPTLDPEWKPFWSGARPGDNEELLRVYVRTPAASH, from the coding sequence ATGCAGGGAACCACAGCTCCCGGCCGGCGGCGCACGTCCGTGCCCGCGCAGGCCGATCCTGTCCGCTCGTCCGACGACGCCGCCACGCCGGCGCCGGCCAGCTTCGCCGCCGGCGCCCCCGCGACGGGCGCCGCGCCGCGCGCGATCTCGTGGTCGGGGCTGCGCGCCTGGCTGATCGTCGCCGCGCTGCTGTGCGCCTACCTGCTGCCGGGCGTGCTCGGTCACGATCCGTGGAAGCAGGACGAGACTTATACGTTCGGCATCATCCAGCACATGCTCGAAAGCGGCGATCTCGTGGTCCCGACCAACGCCGGCCAGCCGTTCCTCGAGAAGCCGCCGCTCTACGACTGGGTGGCCGCCGGTCTCGCCTGGCTGTTCGGCCGCTATCTGGCGCTGCACGACGCGGCGCGCCTCGCGAGCGCGCTGTTCGCCGGGCTCGCGTTCGCCTTCACCGCGCGCGCGGCGCGCGTCGCGACCGGCGCGCGCAGCTGGCACGCGCTCGACGTGATCGGTCCCGCCGCGTTGTGCGCGGGCACCCTCGTCGTGGTCAAGCACACGCACGACATGATGACCGACGTCGCCCTGATGGCCGGCGCGGCGATCGGCTTCTGCGGCCTGCTCGAACTGGTGCTCCAGCGCGTGCGCGACGCGCGCGCCGACGCGCTCGGCGAGCCGCGCCGCCCGGCCGGCCGCTTCGCCGCGCTGCTGTTCGGCGCGGGCGTCGGCATCGCGCTGATGTCGAAAGGCCTGTTCGTGCCGCTCGTGTTCGCGGCCACCGTCTGCGCGGTGCTCGTGCTCTACCCCGCCTGCCGCAGTCGCGCGTTCTTCAAGTCGCTCGGCATCGCCGCGCTCGCGTGCGCGCCGTTTGCGCTGATCTGGCCGACCGCCCTGTTCCTGCGCTCGGAATCGCTGTTCCTCGTGTGGTTCTGGGAAAACAACGTCGGCCGTTTCTTCGGCTTCTCCGTGCCGATGCTCGGCGCCGAGAACGACAAGCCGTTGTTCATCTGGCGCGCGATGCTGACGGTCGGCTTCCCGGTCGGCCCGCTCGCCGTCGTCGCGCTCGCGCGCGGCGCGTGGCGCGACTGGCATGCGCCGCGCATCGCGCTGCCGATGGTGTTCGCCGCGGTCGGGATGGTCGTGCTGCATATGGCCGCGACGTCCCGCCAGCTCTACATCCTGCCGTTCATCGCCCCGCTGTCGCTGGTCGCCGCGCAAGCGATCCCGCGCCTCCCGCAACGCCTGCACACCGGCTGGGACTACCTGAGCCGCGCGCTGTTCGGCGCCACCGCGGTGCTCGCCTGGCTGATCTGGTCGCTGATGGCCGATCCGAGCGCGTCGCACGCGAGCCTGAGCTGGCTCGGCCGCTGGCTGCCGCTCGACTGGACGATGCCGATCGAACCCACGCTGGTGATCGCCGCGCTCGCGCTGACGATCGGCTGGCTGTGGCTGCTGCCGTCGCTGCGCCTCGCCGGCAAGTGGCGCGGCGCGCTGTCGTGGGCCGCGGGCGTGCTGCTCGCGTGGGGGCTCGTCTACACGCTGCTGCTGCCGTGGCTCGACGTCGCGAAGAGCTACCGCTCGGTGTACGACGACCTGAACCGCCATCTCGCGATCGAATGGAATGACGGCGACTGCATGGCGAGCCTCGGCCTCGGCGAATCGGAAGCGCCGATGCTGTACTACTTCTCCGGGATTCTCCATGCGCCGCTCGGCCAGCCCGATGCACGCGCGTGCACCTGGCTGATCGTGCAGGGCCTGCGCGCGCAGGCCCCGACCCTCGATCCGGAATGGAAGCCGTTTTGGTCGGGCGCGCGCCCCGGCGACAACGAGGAGCTGCTGCGCGTCTACGTACGCACGCCCGCCGCGTCGCACTGA
- a CDS encoding DUF924 family protein, whose product MMERNDYDWRSDHAALDPRAREVLDFWFGAPHEAAFGAARKIWFDGGPALDATLRERFGALLDAAREGACDAWSDTPLGALALIVLLDQFSRNIHRGTPRAFAADAAALARARALVERGHDRLLPNPHQRAFAYLPFEHDETAASQREAVRLCEQIRHEAGCAGYHDFALKHADVIARFGRFPHRNAILGRPSSDAEQAFLREPGSSF is encoded by the coding sequence ATGATGGAGCGCAACGACTACGACTGGCGCAGCGATCATGCGGCGCTCGATCCACGCGCCCGCGAGGTGCTTGACTTCTGGTTCGGCGCGCCGCACGAGGCGGCCTTCGGCGCTGCACGCAAGATCTGGTTCGACGGCGGCCCCGCGCTCGACGCGACGCTGCGCGAGCGCTTCGGCGCGTTGCTCGATGCGGCCCGCGAGGGCGCGTGCGATGCCTGGAGCGATACGCCGCTCGGTGCGCTGGCGCTGATCGTGCTGCTCGATCAGTTCTCGCGCAACATCCATCGCGGTACGCCGCGCGCGTTCGCCGCCGACGCCGCCGCGCTCGCCCGGGCGCGCGCGCTGGTCGAGCGCGGTCACGACCGCCTCCTGCCGAATCCGCATCAGCGCGCATTCGCCTACCTGCCGTTCGAGCATGACGAGACGGCCGCCAGCCAACGCGAGGCGGTGCGCCTGTGCGAGCAGATCCGCCACGAGGCGGGGTGCGCGGGCTACCACGACTTCGCGCTCAAGCACGCGGACGTGATCGCGCGCTTCGGCCGTTTCCCGCATCGCAACGCGATCCTCGGCCGGCCGTCGAGCGACGCCGAGCAGGCCTTCCTGCGCGAACCCGGTTCGTCGTTCTGA
- a CDS encoding alanyl-tRNA editing protein translates to MTTRALFREDAYLLRCEATVTAVDETGIRLDQTVFYPLGGGQAGDSGTLTRADGTVIVIADTHKARFEGATPDDALHVPAPDQDALLAGLSPGERVVAEIDWARRHRHMRLHTAGHLACAVLPYPVDGCSVTADYVRIDFATVEPIERAHVEARLDALVRGRHPVSIEWITDEDMAARPELVRTMSVKPPQGLGRVRLLRIESVDLQPCGGTHVRDTGEVGTLRVAKLEKKSARTRRLVLELVE, encoded by the coding sequence ATGACGACGCGCGCATTGTTCCGCGAAGACGCCTACCTGCTGCGCTGCGAGGCGACGGTGACGGCGGTCGACGAGACCGGCATCCGGCTCGACCAGACGGTGTTCTATCCGCTCGGCGGCGGCCAGGCGGGCGACAGCGGTACGCTGACGCGCGCCGACGGCACGGTGATCGTGATCGCGGACACCCACAAGGCGCGCTTCGAGGGCGCGACGCCCGACGATGCGCTGCACGTGCCCGCGCCGGACCAGGACGCGCTGCTCGCGGGCTTGAGCCCGGGCGAACGCGTGGTGGCCGAGATCGATTGGGCGCGCCGGCACCGGCACATGCGCCTGCATACGGCGGGGCATCTGGCCTGCGCCGTGCTGCCGTACCCGGTCGACGGCTGCAGCGTGACGGCGGACTATGTGCGGATCGATTTCGCGACGGTCGAGCCGATCGAGCGCGCGCACGTCGAGGCGCGCCTCGATGCGCTGGTGCGCGGCCGGCACCCGGTGTCGATCGAGTGGATCACCGACGAGGACATGGCGGCCCGGCCCGAGCTGGTGCGCACGATGAGCGTGAAACCGCCGCAGGGTCTCGGCCGGGTGCGCCTGCTGAGAATCGAGTCAGTCGACCTGCAGCCGTGCGGCGGCACGCACGTGCGCGATACGGGCGAGGTCGGCACGCTGCGCGTCGCGAAGCTCGAGAAGAAGAGTGCGCGCACGCGTCGTCTCGTCCTGGAGCTGGTCGAATGA
- a CDS encoding group II truncated hemoglobin: MTDVTEDAPSQPTAFELVGGEARVRELVDHFYDLMDLEPEFAGIRALHPPSLDGSRDKLFWFLCGWLGGPDHYISRFGHPRLRARHLPFPIASSERDQWLRCMAWAMEDGGLDEPLRVRLMHSFYETADWMRNRPG; encoded by the coding sequence ATGACCGATGTAACCGAAGACGCGCCGTCGCAACCGACGGCGTTCGAACTCGTGGGCGGCGAGGCGCGCGTGCGCGAGCTGGTCGACCACTTCTACGACCTCATGGACCTCGAACCCGAGTTCGCCGGGATCCGCGCGCTGCATCCGCCGTCGCTCGACGGCTCGCGCGACAAGCTGTTCTGGTTCCTGTGCGGCTGGCTCGGCGGTCCCGACCACTACATCAGCCGCTTCGGGCACCCGCGCCTGCGGGCGCGTCACCTGCCGTTCCCGATCGCTTCGTCGGAGCGCGATCAATGGCTGCGCTGCATGGCCTGGGCGATGGAGGACGGCGGGCTCGACGAGCCGCTGCGGGTGCGGCTCATGCATTCCTTTTACGAGACGGCTGACTGGATGCGCAACCGGCCCGGTTGA
- a CDS encoding ABC transporter permease, translating to MTRHVEGTAAGRGRRFGWGDLLRQAVRMTRRDWRAGELTLLIVALVLAVAALTSVGFLADRLRQGLERDARQMIGADFIVRGDRPLDPSFTEQARALGLRTATTAVFPSMVGTPGADGASRLAAVKAVSTGYPLRGAVELEDGANRPARPAAAIPAPGTVWADPALLDALHLRVGDPLRVGSRTFVVSAAIARELDRGFSFVNFSPRVMLRDDELASTGLIAYGSRVTYRLLVAGGEAAIGRFERYAHARVDGGRLRGVALESLREGQPQVRQTLDRARHFLTLVALLTALLAAVAIAMAAQRYMRRHLDGCAAMRCLGASRRTLGALFAIEFTLLGLVGGLLGAALGYAGHRVLLGALGSLIEVALPAPTVWPAAVGIAAGLVLLLGFALPPLVPLTRVPPVRVLRREWGDAARIAWLGYGFGVALFAGLLILAAGNLKLGLIVAGGFAGGLVLFALLARLALLAGARAVRGGRVAAGFGWRYALASLHRRGAASALQITALALGLMCLLLISVTRNDLVAGWRQSTPPDAPNQFLIDIQPDQHDAVAAYLGAHGVAAVALEPMVRGRLVAVNGKPVNPDDYKRDDARRLVDREFNLSYTTRLPDDNRITAGAWYGATDTPQISIEAGLAKTLGVQPGDRLRFDVTGLTVEAPVTSVRKLDWGSFKVNFFVLMPPAALRDFPATYITSFHLPPGRQRALDSLIVQYPNITAIDIAPILAQLQRVLLQVIGAVQFLFGFTLAAGVLVLYAALAGTRDERMREAALLRALGASRAQVGAVQRAEFIVVGVLAGAMAAAGAIAIGSVLATRVFDFQLVFNPWLVPAGIAAGVACAGLAGWLGLRRVLARPALQSLRDA from the coding sequence TTGACGCGGCACGTTGAAGGGACGGCGGCCGGCCGCGGCCGCCGCTTTGGTTGGGGCGACCTGCTGCGGCAGGCCGTGCGCATGACGCGGCGCGATTGGCGCGCGGGCGAGCTGACCCTGCTGATCGTCGCGCTGGTGCTCGCGGTGGCCGCGCTGACCAGCGTCGGTTTCCTGGCCGACCGGCTGCGCCAGGGGCTCGAGCGCGACGCGCGCCAGATGATCGGCGCCGATTTCATCGTGCGCGGCGACCGCCCGCTCGATCCATCCTTCACCGAACAGGCGCGCGCGCTCGGCCTGCGCACCGCGACCACCGCGGTGTTTCCGAGCATGGTCGGCACGCCGGGCGCCGACGGCGCCTCACGGCTCGCGGCCGTGAAGGCCGTGTCGACGGGCTATCCGCTGCGGGGCGCGGTCGAGCTGGAGGACGGCGCCAACCGGCCCGCGCGCCCGGCCGCGGCGATCCCCGCGCCCGGCACCGTGTGGGCCGATCCGGCGCTGCTCGATGCGCTGCATCTGCGGGTCGGCGATCCGCTGCGGGTCGGCAGCCGCACGTTCGTGGTGAGCGCGGCGATCGCCCGCGAGCTCGATCGCGGCTTTTCCTTCGTCAACTTCTCTCCGCGCGTGATGCTGCGCGACGACGAACTCGCGTCCACCGGGTTGATCGCCTACGGCAGTCGGGTGACCTATCGGTTGCTCGTCGCCGGCGGCGAGGCGGCGATCGGCCGCTTCGAGCGCTACGCGCATGCGCGCGTCGACGGCGGCCGGCTGCGCGGCGTCGCGCTCGAATCGCTGCGGGAAGGGCAGCCGCAGGTGCGCCAGACGCTCGATCGCGCCCGTCATTTCCTGACGCTCGTCGCGCTGCTGACCGCCTTGCTCGCGGCGGTGGCGATCGCGATGGCCGCCCAGCGCTACATGCGGCGGCATCTCGACGGCTGCGCGGCGATGCGCTGCCTCGGCGCGAGCCGCCGCACGCTGGGCGCGCTGTTCGCGATCGAGTTCACGCTGCTGGGGCTCGTGGGCGGCCTACTTGGCGCGGCGCTCGGCTACGCGGGGCATCGGGTGCTGCTGGGCGCGCTCGGCAGCCTGATCGAGGTGGCCCTGCCGGCGCCGACGGTTTGGCCCGCGGCGGTCGGCATCGCGGCGGGGCTCGTGCTGCTGCTGGGTTTCGCGCTGCCGCCGCTGGTGCCGCTCACGCGCGTGCCGCCGGTGCGCGTGCTGCGCCGCGAGTGGGGCGACGCGGCGCGCATCGCATGGCTTGGCTACGGTTTCGGCGTCGCGCTGTTCGCGGGGCTGCTGATCCTGGCCGCGGGCAATCTGAAGCTTGGGCTGATCGTCGCGGGCGGCTTCGCGGGCGGGCTCGTCCTGTTCGCGCTGCTGGCCCGGCTCGCGCTGCTGGCCGGCGCGCGCGCCGTGCGGGGCGGCCGGGTCGCGGCCGGGTTCGGCTGGCGCTATGCGCTTGCGTCGCTGCATCGGCGCGGGGCGGCGAGCGCGCTGCAGATCACCGCGCTCGCGCTCGGCCTGATGTGCCTGCTGCTGATCTCGGTCACCCGCAACGATCTCGTGGCGGGCTGGCGCCAATCGACGCCGCCCGACGCGCCGAACCAGTTCCTGATCGACATCCAGCCCGACCAGCACGATGCGGTCGCGGCCTATCTGGGCGCGCACGGCGTGGCGGCGGTCGCGCTCGAGCCGATGGTGCGCGGCCGCCTGGTCGCGGTGAACGGCAAGCCGGTGAATCCCGACGACTACAAGCGCGACGATGCGCGCCGCCTGGTCGACCGCGAATTCAACCTGTCCTACACGACGCGCCTGCCCGACGACAACCGGATCACCGCCGGCGCGTGGTACGGGGCGACGGATACGCCGCAGATCTCGATCGAGGCGGGCCTCGCGAAAACGCTCGGGGTGCAGCCCGGCGACCGTCTGCGCTTCGACGTTACGGGGCTCACGGTGGAAGCGCCGGTCACGAGCGTGCGAAAGCTCGACTGGGGCTCGTTCAAGGTCAACTTCTTCGTGCTGATGCCGCCCGCCGCGCTGCGCGATTTCCCGGCGACCTACATCACGAGCTTCCACCTGCCGCCGGGCCGACAGCGCGCGCTCGACAGCCTGATCGTGCAATACCCGAACATCACCGCGATCGACATCGCGCCGATTCTCGCGCAGCTGCAGCGCGTGCTGCTGCAGGTGATCGGCGCGGTGCAGTTCCTGTTCGGCTTCACGCTCGCGGCCGGCGTGCTGGTGCTGTATGCGGCGCTGGCCGGGACCCGCGACGAGCGGATGCGCGAGGCCGCGCTGCTGCGCGCGCTCGGCGCCTCGCGTGCGCAGGTGGGCGCGGTGCAGCGCGCCGAGTTCATCGTGGTGGGCGTGCTCGCGGGCGCGATGGCGGCCGCGGGCGCCATCGCGATCGGCAGCGTGCTGGCGACGCGCGTGTTCGATTTCCAGCTCGTGTTCAATCCGTGGCTGGTGCCGGCCGGCATCGCGGCCGGCGTGGCCTGCGCGGGGCTCGCCGGCTGGCTCGGCCTGCGTCGCGTGCTGGCGCGGCCGGCGCTGCAATCGCTGCGCGATGCGTGA